One genomic segment of Chitinophaga sancti includes these proteins:
- a CDS encoding RagB/SusD family nutrient uptake outer membrane protein, whose translation MKIIRLFIIAALLTTSCKKNFLDVVPDNVATIDNAFTSKTEAEKYLFTCYSYLPISFDPTYNVGLSASDEVFVLDPTSAIRSTNVLRLPYGDQNISSPIANFMTGDRDGTASYKAIRDCNIFLENISNLSKVPDLDIDTRERWISEVTFLKAYYHFLMFRAYGPIPVIDKNLPISVAIEETYVKRQPVDSVVNYIANLLDEAALHLPNSINNISSELGRITKPAALGLKAKLLVTAASPLYNGNSDYAAFRNKDGAALFNPAYSAEKWQHAADACKAAIDLATAQGVKLYEFPAQTIPLNATTMTQMSIRNSMSEPWNSELIWGNTTSITWACTFLQRCGIGQFDFDNAVASKTAGHPLMGPTIKMAKLFYTKNGVPIDEDKTLDFSNISTLRVASHDERFNIKEGETTARLNFDREPRYYADLGFDRGIWYMANSPSKSDENTFWLKARGSETSQSSPVPVCGFYMKKTVNWHMDWNTLTYPSYPYPEMRLADLYLLYAEALNEAQGPQNDVYEYINRVRARAGLTTVQNAWATYSRNPTKYTTKEGMRTIIQRERAIELCFEGHRFWDLLRWKTAAQELSGNITGWVVSGQTPELYYREISFLARHFVAPRDYLWPIDEDDILENPNLVQNPNW comes from the coding sequence ATGAAAATTATTCGTTTGTTCATAATTGCGGCATTGCTGACTACATCCTGCAAAAAGAATTTCCTGGATGTGGTACCTGATAATGTGGCAACCATTGATAATGCCTTTACTTCCAAAACAGAAGCTGAGAAATATTTATTTACCTGTTATTCGTATCTCCCCATCAGTTTCGACCCTACTTACAATGTAGGTTTATCTGCCAGCGATGAGGTCTTTGTACTTGACCCTACCAGTGCAATCAGGTCTACTAACGTGCTTCGCCTGCCTTATGGAGATCAGAATATTTCAAGTCCTATCGCCAATTTCATGACTGGCGACAGAGACGGAACCGCAAGTTATAAAGCGATCAGGGATTGTAACATTTTCCTGGAAAACATCAGTAATCTTAGTAAAGTACCGGATCTGGACATCGATACCCGTGAGCGTTGGATATCTGAAGTAACGTTTCTGAAAGCCTACTATCATTTCCTCATGTTCAGGGCATATGGTCCAATTCCTGTTATTGATAAGAACCTGCCTATCAGTGTGGCCATTGAAGAAACGTATGTAAAACGCCAGCCGGTGGATAGTGTGGTGAATTATATTGCCAATCTGCTGGACGAAGCGGCCCTGCATTTGCCAAACAGTATCAATAATATTTCATCAGAACTGGGTCGCATTACCAAACCGGCGGCATTGGGGCTCAAGGCAAAATTGCTCGTCACAGCTGCGAGTCCTTTGTACAATGGTAATTCAGACTATGCTGCTTTTAGAAATAAAGATGGGGCTGCGCTCTTTAATCCTGCTTACAGCGCAGAGAAATGGCAGCATGCAGCAGATGCGTGCAAAGCGGCCATTGACCTTGCTACAGCACAGGGAGTAAAGTTGTACGAATTCCCTGCACAGACCATTCCGCTGAATGCTACTACCATGACCCAAATGAGCATCCGTAACTCCATGAGCGAGCCATGGAATAGTGAGCTGATATGGGGGAACACCACCAGTATTACATGGGCGTGTACCTTCTTACAACGTTGTGGAATTGGCCAGTTTGATTTTGATAATGCAGTGGCGTCAAAGACAGCCGGACATCCATTAATGGGGCCTACCATCAAAATGGCAAAGTTATTTTATACAAAGAATGGAGTGCCTATTGATGAAGACAAAACGCTTGACTTCTCTAATATTTCTACCCTGCGGGTAGCCAGTCATGATGAAAGATTTAATATCAAAGAAGGAGAAACGACCGCGCGGTTAAACTTTGACAGAGAGCCTCGATATTACGCAGATCTTGGTTTTGACAGGGGCATCTGGTATATGGCGAACAGCCCATCAAAAAGCGATGAAAACACCTTCTGGCTGAAGGCAAGGGGTAGTGAAACGAGCCAGTCATCACCAGTGCCTGTCTGCGGGTTTTATATGAAGAAAACGGTGAACTGGCATATGGATTGGAATACCCTCACCTACCCTTCTTATCCATATCCTGAAATGCGGCTGGCAGACCTGTATTTGTTGTATGCCGAAGCATTGAATGAAGCACAGGGTCCACAGAATGATGTTTATGAATACATCAACCGCGTAAGGGCAAGAGCAGGTTTGACAACGGTGCAGAACGCCTGGGCCACTTATAGCAGGAACCCTACGAAATATACCACCAAAGAAGGGATGCGTACTATCATCCAGCGGGAACGTGCGATAGAACTTTGTTTTGAAGGACATCGTTTCTGGGATCTGTTGCGTTGGAAAACGGCGGCACAGGAACTGAGTGGCAATATTACCGGCTGGGTAGTGAGCGGACAAACACCGGAGTTGTACTATCGTGAAATTTCTTTCCTGGCAAGGCATTTCGTGGCGCCACGTGATTACCTGTGGCCGATAGATGAAGATGACATACTGGAAAATCCGAACCTGGTTCAAAATCCTAACTGGTAA
- a CDS encoding FecR family protein has product MIPNIEQLMLEKLSGCISEEDDAQLRQLLETVPELSEIYKGMQEQLSQPIAQAYLSKLDEGVLWEQNKHRFIQRKFRWWYAAASILVILGGSMFYYKQPSKKQLANNPTGIVLQLANGQQIDLSDTTQSMMKVGSAQLHVSSKSLQYNAANATADMPMNVLRVSAGKDYKLVLADGTEVWMNAKSEIRFPMAFNGKTREVTVSGEAYFSVKQDPARPFIVHAGDVSVDVLGTAFNINTYSSVNPRIALASGKVVLKSKNSVQVVQLSPGYEAVYNQQFFSIDAFDKRNTLGWMEGKYYFRNATLKDLGDVINRWFDIDVVFENSAASRIDLTGILTKQDGLNDFLDNLGKTTGIKHELKNGVLTFR; this is encoded by the coding sequence ATGATACCAAATATAGAACAATTAATGTTGGAGAAGCTGTCAGGATGTATTTCTGAGGAAGATGATGCGCAACTGAGGCAATTATTGGAGACCGTTCCGGAATTAAGTGAAATATATAAAGGAATGCAGGAACAGTTGAGCCAGCCAATTGCCCAGGCATATTTGTCCAAACTGGATGAAGGGGTTTTGTGGGAACAGAACAAACACCGGTTTATACAACGGAAATTCAGGTGGTGGTATGCAGCGGCAAGTATACTGGTAATATTAGGAGGTAGTATGTTTTATTATAAGCAACCGTCGAAAAAACAACTTGCAAACAACCCGACCGGCATTGTCCTGCAACTAGCCAACGGCCAGCAAATAGACCTCTCCGATACGACACAGTCCATGATGAAGGTAGGGAGTGCGCAATTACACGTTTCATCAAAAAGCTTACAATACAATGCCGCCAACGCAACTGCCGATATGCCAATGAATGTATTGCGCGTATCTGCCGGCAAAGATTATAAACTCGTGCTGGCAGATGGAACAGAAGTATGGATGAATGCAAAATCAGAAATTCGTTTTCCAATGGCATTTAATGGAAAAACGCGGGAAGTAACCGTGAGCGGAGAAGCCTATTTTTCAGTAAAACAAGATCCTGCCCGGCCTTTTATCGTTCATGCCGGAGATGTGTCTGTAGATGTACTGGGAACAGCCTTCAATATCAACACCTACAGCAGTGTGAACCCGCGTATAGCATTGGCTTCCGGGAAGGTAGTATTAAAAAGCAAAAACAGTGTACAGGTGGTGCAGTTATCACCTGGCTATGAAGCAGTATATAACCAGCAGTTCTTTAGTATCGATGCCTTTGATAAGCGAAATACCTTAGGATGGATGGAAGGAAAATATTATTTCAGAAACGCAACTTTGAAAGACTTAGGTGATGTGATTAACAGATGGTTTGATATCGATGTTGTATTTGAAAACTCTGCTGCTTCCCGTATAGATCTTACCGGCATCCTGACTAAGCAGGATGGATTAAATGATTTTTTGGACAACCTGGGAAAAACAACCGGCATTAAACATGAATTGAAAAATGGTGTGTTAACGTTCCGGTAA
- a CDS encoding RNA polymerase sigma factor: MPEYPGDDIVLLLLKNGDAGDAFELIFKKYYRLMWTKAYLGTGDPTDADDLVQSVLCSIWEKQLYYKINGNLRTYLLIAVRNQVNDYHKIKSRRLKRIEKYAETVVDESYGEEHNVISSEKFQQQLHELLREFPTQRQRAFNLVYLEHKKYHEVADNMGISVNSLKTHLKIAVKTLRNKLDLPYSE, from the coding sequence ATGCCTGAATATCCAGGAGACGATATTGTACTTCTATTATTAAAGAATGGGGACGCCGGTGATGCATTTGAACTAATCTTTAAGAAATACTACAGACTAATGTGGACGAAGGCGTATCTGGGAACAGGAGATCCTACTGACGCCGATGACCTGGTTCAGTCTGTACTGTGCAGTATCTGGGAAAAACAATTGTATTACAAAATTAATGGTAACCTCCGTACCTACCTGCTGATTGCGGTTCGCAATCAGGTAAATGATTACCATAAGATAAAGTCGAGAAGACTTAAACGCATCGAAAAGTATGCTGAAACAGTCGTGGACGAATCTTATGGAGAGGAACACAATGTAATATCAAGCGAAAAGTTTCAGCAGCAACTGCATGAACTGTTACGGGAATTTCCCACGCAGCGTCAGCGTGCATTTAACCTGGTATACCTGGAGCATAAGAAGTATCATGAGGTGGCAGATAATATGGGTATTAGTGTAAACTCATTAAAGACACACCTGAAGATCGCAGTGAAAACGTTGCGGAATAAGCTGGACCTGCCATATTCAGAATAA
- a CDS encoding DUF5000 domain-containing lipoprotein, with the protein MKLTYIIALILLAASCTRDDLRSPVSKNSSAPGAVTNVKVVNLNGKSALTYTLPADEDLSYVKAEYETSAGHPREIKASYYVNTLTVDGFGDTLPHTIKLYAVNSSEVASEAVTVTVQPLTPPIDLALRSLKVVATFGGFNLTCDNPTEENLAIIPLVDTTGNGVWVQTTGMDNIYSNSPVITSSVREQPAIERHYAFVVRDRWLNYSDTLYETLTPIFEQLLPKSDWSNYVLPGDAEILNNGGRTDVSYIYDGNFHPGWPQCLFTVEQASSSQMVTLDLGKPHIFSRMQVNPYKEVGSLYYVRGNVKDFEIWASNSPNLSGALDESWTRLVTCHVTKPSGSASGTETTADQTLAYNGWQFDFPALQTAYRYVRIRSLSNWQGSYFINIAEFTLWGN; encoded by the coding sequence ATGAAGTTAACATATATCATCGCTTTAATTTTATTAGCGGCATCCTGTACCAGGGATGATTTGCGCAGCCCCGTTTCAAAGAACAGTTCGGCTCCTGGTGCAGTAACCAATGTAAAGGTGGTGAACCTGAATGGGAAATCAGCCTTAACGTATACACTTCCGGCTGATGAGGACCTATCTTATGTAAAAGCGGAATATGAAACATCTGCAGGTCATCCAAGAGAGATAAAAGCATCTTACTATGTGAACACACTCACAGTAGATGGCTTTGGAGATACCTTGCCACATACCATTAAACTCTACGCGGTAAATTCCAGTGAAGTAGCAAGTGAGGCTGTCACCGTTACCGTACAGCCACTGACACCGCCTATTGACCTGGCCTTAAGATCACTGAAAGTAGTGGCTACATTTGGTGGTTTCAATCTCACCTGTGACAATCCTACAGAAGAAAACCTAGCGATCATTCCACTGGTAGATACCACAGGGAATGGTGTATGGGTACAGACGACTGGTATGGATAATATTTATAGTAATAGTCCAGTCATCACCAGTTCAGTCAGGGAACAACCAGCTATAGAGCGACACTATGCATTTGTGGTAAGGGATAGATGGCTGAATTATTCAGATACGCTATATGAAACGTTAACACCTATATTCGAACAGTTACTCCCTAAATCAGATTGGAGCAATTATGTGTTGCCTGGTGACGCGGAGATATTGAACAATGGTGGTCGTACAGATGTGTCTTATATCTATGACGGTAATTTTCATCCCGGCTGGCCACAGTGTTTATTTACAGTAGAACAGGCCAGCTCTTCACAGATGGTGACACTGGACCTTGGCAAACCACATATCTTCAGCCGTATGCAGGTAAATCCTTATAAGGAAGTGGGCAGTTTGTATTATGTAAGAGGGAATGTAAAGGACTTTGAAATATGGGCATCCAATTCACCGAATTTAAGTGGCGCTTTGGATGAAAGCTGGACCAGGCTGGTTACCTGCCATGTTACGAAACCTTCAGGCTCTGCTTCAGGTACAGAGACAACAGCGGATCAAACGCTTGCATATAATGGCTGGCAGTTTGATTTTCCAGCGTTACAAACGGCCTATCGGTATGTAAGGATCAGAAGTCTTTCCAACTGGCAGGGTTCATACTTTATAAACATAGCAGAGTTCACGCTATGGGGTAATTAA
- a CDS encoding DUF4998 domain-containing protein has protein sequence MLTLLFACTKMDEYRDKYMGNGSIVYPGKMDSVEAFSGKNRAEIRGLFTSDPKITKYKVFWNSRQDSIEVPVTRTSGVDTAKVIIPDLPEGLMSFEIRTYDAHDNISIPVNTSANVYGDLYQSALINRGIANAEMLDDGSALIKWADASSDAGTVSMRIKYTDNTGGAHDTLVLSVLTDMTTTLPAFKSGTSISYQTAYLPNATAIDTFYTAFEVFSVKADVTALYLKNTGPFDRATYDGGRWGTLAAPWVTSANVINHSGYGGYASETWLNAGGFLVMESGWSGTANIVNGKISQTTTLPAGNYIFQVACYTEALDPVYIVAAAGSALPDISGLSGALGYGSFPSSTYVSATVSVKFTLEQEEEVTLGFLATMTSGNQYWRVGSVKLIKN, from the coding sequence ATGTTGACATTATTGTTTGCATGTACCAAAATGGATGAATACAGGGATAAATATATGGGTAATGGATCCATAGTTTATCCGGGCAAAATGGATTCTGTAGAAGCCTTTTCGGGTAAGAACAGGGCGGAGATCAGGGGGTTGTTTACTTCCGATCCTAAGATCACGAAGTACAAGGTGTTCTGGAATAGCAGACAGGATTCAATAGAGGTGCCTGTGACAAGGACATCTGGTGTGGACACAGCAAAAGTGATCATACCTGATCTTCCGGAAGGACTGATGAGTTTTGAGATCAGGACCTATGATGCGCATGACAATATATCTATCCCCGTAAATACATCTGCGAATGTATATGGGGACCTCTATCAGAGTGCACTGATCAATAGGGGTATTGCAAATGCAGAGATGCTGGACGATGGATCCGCGTTGATAAAGTGGGCAGATGCCAGCAGTGATGCAGGTACGGTGAGCATGCGGATTAAGTATACAGATAATACGGGGGGTGCGCATGATACGCTGGTATTGTCTGTTCTTACAGACATGACTACGACATTGCCTGCGTTCAAATCCGGAACGAGTATTAGTTATCAAACGGCTTATTTGCCCAATGCTACGGCAATAGATACCTTTTATACAGCATTTGAGGTATTTTCTGTGAAAGCGGATGTGACAGCGTTGTACCTGAAGAATACAGGTCCTTTTGATCGCGCTACTTATGATGGTGGACGCTGGGGTACGCTGGCAGCGCCATGGGTGACGAGTGCGAATGTGATCAATCACTCAGGTTATGGCGGATATGCATCAGAGACGTGGTTGAATGCAGGCGGGTTCCTGGTGATGGAATCAGGATGGAGTGGAACGGCGAATATTGTGAATGGAAAGATTTCACAGACGACGACATTGCCTGCGGGGAATTATATATTCCAGGTAGCGTGTTATACAGAGGCGTTGGATCCGGTGTATATAGTGGCAGCGGCGGGCAGCGCACTTCCTGATATTAGTGGGCTTTCGGGGGCTTTGGGGTATGGATCATTTCCCAGCAGTACGTATGTGAGTGCGACGGTATCAGTTAAGTTTACGTTGGAGCAGGAAGAGGAGGTGACATTAGGATTTTTAGCGACAATGACTTCGGGTAATCAATATTGGAGGGTAGGGAGTGTTAAGTTGATAAAGAATTAG
- a CDS encoding HAD family hydrolase, translating to MMNHYNYYLFDYDGTICNTFPTIHSAMSQTFEKSGLNTIDEITMLTAVSKGGALHDTIRHLHPEPSKLNFEDVEAIAKIYRELYKECDEKLTVLFEGAAAVFEKLKAQDKTIIVLSNKGIAAVERSLKALNLFDLTDLLIAEGAFPDLALKLKPDPMVYETIITQKFNIKNKEEVLMTGDTHADILFANNCGIASCWAAYGYGQKDACKVLNPTYTIQEITEII from the coding sequence ATGATGAACCACTACAATTACTACCTCTTCGACTACGACGGCACCATTTGCAATACTTTTCCCACCATTCACTCCGCCATGAGCCAGACCTTTGAAAAAAGCGGACTGAACACCATCGACGAAATAACCATGCTCACCGCCGTCAGCAAAGGTGGTGCCTTACACGATACGATAAGACACCTGCATCCCGAACCATCGAAACTCAACTTCGAAGATGTTGAAGCAATCGCTAAAATATACCGGGAACTATATAAAGAATGTGACGAAAAGCTCACCGTACTATTCGAAGGAGCCGCCGCTGTTTTTGAAAAATTAAAAGCGCAGGATAAAACCATCATTGTCCTCAGCAATAAAGGCATTGCCGCAGTAGAACGCTCCTTAAAAGCACTGAATCTTTTCGACCTGACAGACCTCCTCATCGCCGAAGGCGCCTTCCCGGATTTAGCTTTAAAATTGAAACCCGATCCGATGGTTTACGAAACCATCATCACACAAAAATTCAATATTAAAAACAAGGAAGAAGTACTAATGACCGGCGATACCCATGCCGACATTCTCTTCGCCAACAACTGTGGCATCGCCTCCTGCTGGGCCGCCTACGGATATGGCCAAAAGGATGCCTGCAAAGTATTGAACCCAACCTACACCATCCAGGAAATTACAGAAATTATATAA
- a CDS encoding TonB-dependent receptor gives MNRHSPLMKTASKHFAWQRTTIAFLLLFLNYQLRGQTISPPIVTIKGNNMTLESIFKSIEQQTDITFFYSGNIPKNDIIGQVNYSGAKVTTVLDDLLKGRNLAYEIKKNVILIRREEKPLPVEKPAAASQESILTGQILAEDTKTPLPMATVMLKGTNIGATADQNGFFKLRLNGTSKVLVVQYVGYETREMNLTGKNNLEIMLSPKDNTIKDVVVVAYGTQKKTSMVSSITSINPKELKGPTSNLTTMLAGKIAGVISYQRSGEPGADNAQFFIRGVGTFGAGKVDPLILIDNIESSSRDLARLQPDDIAGFSVLKDATASALYGARGANGVILVTTKTGNIGKMKFNARLENATSSNTRNFALADNITYMKLANEATLTRNPLSALPYSQNKIDHTEAGDDPLLYPNNNWIKQLIKNHTNNQRYNINASGGSDKAKYYLAMTYNIDNGILKENELNNFSNNIKLRSYSILSNTTINLTKTTEALVSLKGQFDDYNGPVGGGAAVFYNAIWSNPVAFPAVYPSSLMPYVKHPLFGNALIPGGGALYVNPYAQSISGFQATNTSTLTAQLSLKQNLDAVTPGLSARVMAYTTRYAYFAVSRQYSPYYYQANTNEGKFSGLTLINDGSTGSVGATPTEYLTYSPGDKVVNTTTYAETALNYSRIFKDKHSVGGMLIGTIRNYITGNASTLQLSLPSRNLGVSGRFTYGYDNRYLFEYNFGYNGSERFATNHRFGYFPSIGGGWIVSNEKFFSSLADKVQQLKFRFTYGLVGNDQIGNSTDRFFYLSDVNLNGGAAGYFGTQFNYSRPTVAINRYENKDITWELSRQTNIGMDLTVFKDLTLTIDAYKQVRSNILMVRSTIPSSMGLQADISANSGKASSQGMDLMLNYSKTFEHSLWLQTRGTLTYAKSKLLVNEEPQYAANNQHLSKVGNSLGQIYGLVAEKLFVDDAEVSNSPIQYGRIMAGDIKYRDINGDGTISNADMVPIGFPTTPELIYGMLFSVGYKNFDISAAFQGSGRSSFIINSANTTPFYINGGNQNGLLQSIADDHWSEDNRNSYAFWPRLSNTISENNKQTSTWWLRSGSFLRLKSAEIGYNFSDRVLKKFRLSTGRIYVNGMNLATISAFKIWDPEMGDSGLGYPIQRVFNTGLSIGF, from the coding sequence ATGAACAGACATTCCCCGTTAATGAAAACGGCCAGCAAGCATTTTGCCTGGCAGCGAACCACTATTGCCTTTCTGTTGCTCTTTCTGAATTATCAATTACGTGGGCAGACGATCAGTCCCCCGATTGTAACGATCAAAGGGAATAATATGACCCTGGAATCGATCTTTAAATCGATAGAGCAACAAACTGACATTACTTTTTTTTACAGTGGCAACATCCCTAAAAATGACATCATTGGCCAGGTCAACTACTCCGGAGCTAAAGTGACCACCGTACTGGATGATTTATTGAAAGGACGCAACCTCGCGTATGAAATTAAAAAAAATGTGATCCTCATTCGAAGGGAGGAAAAGCCCCTCCCGGTCGAAAAACCTGCTGCCGCCAGCCAGGAGTCCATTCTCACCGGACAAATCCTGGCAGAGGATACCAAAACGCCCTTACCCATGGCCACGGTCATGCTAAAAGGTACAAATATCGGTGCGACTGCCGATCAGAACGGGTTCTTCAAACTCAGGCTGAATGGCACCAGCAAAGTCCTGGTGGTGCAATATGTAGGCTATGAAACCCGGGAAATGAACCTGACCGGGAAGAACAATTTAGAAATAATGCTCTCCCCAAAAGATAATACCATCAAAGATGTGGTGGTGGTAGCATATGGTACCCAGAAGAAAACAAGTATGGTCAGCTCCATCACCTCCATCAACCCAAAAGAACTGAAAGGCCCTACCTCTAACCTCACCACTATGCTGGCAGGAAAGATAGCAGGGGTGATATCCTACCAGCGAAGTGGTGAACCCGGTGCTGATAATGCGCAGTTCTTTATCAGAGGTGTCGGTACTTTTGGGGCAGGAAAGGTAGACCCACTCATTCTGATCGACAACATTGAATCATCTTCAAGAGACCTTGCCAGGTTGCAACCTGATGATATCGCCGGTTTCTCTGTGCTCAAAGATGCGACTGCTTCCGCACTCTATGGCGCCAGGGGTGCGAATGGGGTGATCCTCGTTACCACCAAAACCGGAAACATCGGAAAGATGAAGTTCAATGCCCGTCTCGAAAACGCCACTTCTTCCAACACCCGCAACTTTGCACTGGCAGACAATATTACTTATATGAAACTGGCGAACGAAGCCACGCTCACCAGGAATCCACTCAGCGCGCTCCCCTACTCTCAAAATAAAATCGATCATACCGAAGCTGGCGACGATCCATTATTATATCCCAATAATAACTGGATAAAACAATTAATTAAAAATCATACCAATAACCAACGTTATAATATCAATGCCAGTGGCGGTTCGGACAAAGCCAAATACTACCTGGCTATGACCTATAATATTGACAATGGTATTCTGAAAGAAAATGAGCTGAATAATTTCAGCAATAACATCAAACTCAGGTCTTATTCTATCCTGTCAAACACCACGATCAATCTGACAAAAACGACAGAGGCACTCGTGAGTTTAAAGGGGCAGTTTGATGATTATAATGGTCCTGTAGGCGGTGGTGCAGCGGTGTTTTATAATGCGATCTGGAGCAACCCGGTGGCATTTCCGGCGGTGTATCCATCCAGCCTGATGCCGTATGTAAAACACCCGCTATTTGGTAATGCCCTCATTCCCGGTGGTGGTGCATTGTATGTCAATCCTTATGCACAGTCCATCTCTGGTTTTCAGGCGACCAACACCAGTACACTTACTGCACAGCTGAGCCTAAAACAAAACCTGGATGCAGTGACACCCGGTCTATCTGCGAGAGTGATGGCTTATACTACACGGTATGCGTACTTTGCCGTTTCCCGCCAGTATAGTCCTTATTACTACCAGGCGAATACCAATGAAGGGAAGTTTTCCGGGCTGACACTGATCAATGATGGTAGTACAGGTAGTGTAGGTGCTACGCCTACAGAATACCTCACCTATTCACCGGGTGATAAAGTTGTGAACACCACGACATATGCCGAAACAGCCCTGAATTATTCGAGGATATTCAAAGATAAGCACAGTGTGGGTGGTATGCTGATTGGTACGATCCGAAATTATATTACGGGTAATGCTTCCACCCTGCAATTATCATTGCCCAGCAGGAACCTGGGGGTATCCGGCAGATTCACTTACGGTTATGACAACCGCTACCTGTTCGAATATAACTTTGGCTACAATGGTTCCGAACGTTTTGCTACGAACCACCGGTTTGGTTACTTCCCGTCTATTGGTGGCGGCTGGATTGTATCTAATGAAAAGTTCTTCTCCTCATTGGCGGATAAAGTGCAGCAGCTGAAGTTCAGGTTCACTTATGGTTTGGTGGGTAATGATCAGATCGGCAATTCAACTGACCGGTTCTTTTATCTATCTGATGTAAATCTGAATGGCGGCGCCGCCGGGTATTTCGGTACGCAATTTAATTATAGCCGACCCACTGTGGCAATCAATCGTTATGAGAACAAGGATATAACCTGGGAGTTGTCCCGCCAGACGAACATCGGGATGGACCTCACCGTCTTCAAAGATCTCACACTTACAATCGATGCATACAAACAGGTACGTAGCAATATACTCATGGTAAGAAGTACGATCCCTTCTTCCATGGGCTTGCAGGCCGACATCTCTGCCAACTCCGGCAAAGCCAGCAGTCAGGGTATGGACCTCATGCTGAATTATTCCAAAACATTTGAGCACAGCTTATGGCTGCAAACCCGTGGTACACTAACCTATGCAAAAAGTAAACTGCTGGTGAATGAAGAGCCGCAATACGCTGCCAACAATCAACACTTATCAAAAGTGGGTAACTCATTAGGACAGATATACGGACTGGTAGCAGAGAAGTTGTTTGTCGATGATGCAGAAGTGAGCAACTCCCCTATACAATATGGACGTATCATGGCTGGTGATATCAAATACAGGGACATCAACGGAGACGGTACGATCTCTAATGCAGACATGGTACCTATCGGTTTTCCGACCACGCCAGAGTTGATCTATGGAATGCTCTTTTCTGTGGGCTATAAGAACTTTGATATCAGCGCTGCCTTTCAGGGTTCAGGCAGGTCTTCCTTTATTATTAATTCAGCGAACACGACACCTTTTTATATCAATGGAGGTAACCAGAATGGTTTGCTACAGTCCATTGCAGACGATCACTGGTCAGAAGATAACCGGAACTCCTACGCATTCTGGCCAAGATTAAGTAATACCATTTCAGAGAATAACAAACAGACATCTACCTGGTGGCTGCGGAGCGGTTCATTCCTGCGACTGAAATCAGCTGAGATCGGGTATAACTTTTCTGATCGGGTGTTAAAAAAATTCCGGCTCAGTACAGGTCGTATTTATGTAAATGGTATGAACCTGGCTACAATCAGTGCCTTCAAAATATGGGATCCGGAGATGGGTGATTCAGGTCTGGGATACCCTATTCAGCGGGTATTTAATACAGGATTGTCTATCGGGTTTTAA